A window from Cherax quadricarinatus isolate ZL_2023a chromosome 72, ASM3850222v1, whole genome shotgun sequence encodes these proteins:
- the LOC128701451 gene encoding ADP-ribosylation factor-like protein 4C, giving the protein MGVHRVVEVAQSLVFGLVALVSSPPHVVLVGLDSSGKTTALLRLKYGQYVNAVPTVGFNCEKVRCGGGQWLVWDVGGAERVRPLWRSYTRATDALIFVVDSSSGPDRLEEARLELHRLTRQQNHECLALNRARPPLLVLANKQDLPGAKDTQQLAKALGLPDLPQPQAWAVAAACAVTGEGLDEAMAALHHLLLKTKKTHKTRK; this is encoded by the coding sequence ATGGGAGTGCACAGAGTAGTGGAGGTGGCACAGTCATTGGTCTTTGGTCTAGTGGCGTTGGTGTCGAGTCCACCACATGTGGTCCTGGTCGGTCTGGACTCCTCTGGTAAGACTACAGCTCTGTTGCGTCTTAAGTACGGCCAGTATGTGAACGCTGTGCCCACTGTGGGCTTTAACTGCGAGAAGGTGCGTTGTGGGGGCGGCCAGTGGCTGGTATGGGACGTAGGGGGCGCCGAAAGGGTTCGTCCTTTGTGGCGGTCATACACCCGTGCTACTGACGCTCTCATCTTCGTGGTGGACTCCAGCAGCGGTCCAGACCGCCTGGAGGAGGCCCGTCTGGAGCTGCACCGCCTTACCCGTCAGCAGAACCATGAGTGCCTGGCCCTCAACAGGGCTCGTCCTCCACTGCTAGTGCTGGCCAACAAGCAGGACTTGCCTGGGGCCAAGGACacccagcaactggccaaggccCTAGGCCTACCTGACCTGCCGCAGCCGCAGGCCTGGGCGGTGGCCGCCGCATGTGCCGTCACGGGTGAGGGTCTGGATGAAGCTATGgctgccctccatcacctcctcctcaaGACAAAGAAGACACACAAGACCAGGAAGTGA